ATGGCGTAGAAAATTAATGGATTGAACACATTACCATCATTACTTAATGAACACACAgccaaatcattttttttccaTGAAACTGCAAGAGTCTTCTGTGTTACATATGTACAAAGTCACAACTATATCATTTCTCATTTGAACCATTACGTGCtaacaaaaagagaaagataCCATCAATACGTGTATGGTTGTATATAAAGACAAAAATATCCGAATCGGAACAAGTGATCATTTAATTATTGGCTAAAACGTTCGTATTACTGACTGATTGTTTTTTTAGAATCCTACTAACAAGAATGCGGTCAACTGTGATGAAAATCTGAAGAGCTTTTGTTTGGGTAGCAACAAATTAAGCTATTCGAGTTTAGCTATTTTTCAGTTGTAttgttgatttattttatttttttaaatatcttaacGTTAGTTAGAAGGTATACCTATATAGCTGGTCTAgtatattttctgtatttttaagGTGACTCTTGTTTTTCTATATTGCTTGGTCTCATATATTTTTAACGATGATAAAGAGAACAATGTTTCGGGTTAACATCTTATTGGTAAGCAATACATAAGAGATGGCAATTTAATGGGgcatctttaattttttaagcATTGGCATCGTTTGTTTAATCAAAAGAAATGTAagatatacttatttatatgcATACTGAGTCAATGTGATTTGAGACCAAAATCAACAAAAATCCTATTATTGttgtatttgttaaaaaaaaagaaccaaacaGAATATTTCTGAAATCTTTTTATTAAGATCTTTAGcgtatatattagaataattatAGACATTCAAATTGGATGATTTGGTCATTTCAACTTCAAacaagtgtagttttcaaaaaaaaacaatgcaattttcaaaatataatctcaggtaaaggtatttttccaaatttcccccatatttaaaccaataaaaaaatcatataaaattaattaattttgtgttaaaaatcataaaaagataCTTAATTTGAAATAAAGATTTTAATATACAACAGCAACTAAATTGAAACAAAAGAATAGTTTGTTAAAGATATTAACAAGATTAACTGctctaatttttaaaagtggGATCTTAGAGCGAAAATATCATattacaaataatagtatagatatgtataataataactaataaagaGTAAGATGTTTATATAGCATGgtattaaaaccaaaaaaaaaactagttctctcttttcttcaaatctttttttttctctcttacaCGCCAAACTTGGAAGTATCATTTGGTCATTGGATACATTGATCAGAATTGAAAAATCACCTTCTTGATTCGTTGCTTTGGTTTTTATAATTTGTGCTGCAGGAAGTGATGTTTTGGGAGCTGAGGCAGCCACATGGTGATCCAGAAGTGTTGGCTGCTGAATCCAGGGAACAATATTACAAGGTACCCTCCTATTCGTTAGATAATCATCCTTTCACGGTATGGCTACTTGTTTTACGGTTTGAGCACTCATGAAAAGCGCATTGGTTTTGCACGAAACTCTTTAATATTCATCGACACTTCGGTTTTTACTCTCTTTGACTTTTTGGATTGTTTTTCTGCAGCTGAAAAATAAGCTACAGCTTCTCACAGTTTATTTCATACACACCAGAGATAACACTTAGGTTTGTCTTTCTCCTACAAAAAACATCAAAACctctcaaaataaatataattctaTCTGTGTTGGAACTTCTGTTAACAGTTTTGGTGCTGGCTTGATGGGTTCATTAGCTTACATGAGAATGCTTGGTAACACTGTAGATGCCATGGCAGATGGTGCAAGAGTAGTTATGAAGAAGTACGTGTTACCTCTTAATTCAAATTCATTTCGGTTTAACTATATTGAGAAGACTCTCACTCACATTTGTCTTTTCTTCTTGGCTGGATTGATCTATATCTGATAGAGGTGCAGCTGCACAGCCACGGTTACTAGTACCGGTTGTGTTGGTTATGATAGTCAATAGATGGAAAGCGTAAGCCTTTTCTCTCTTGTCCATTACCATATCTTTTTCATTGCAACTAACTTGGTTTCATCAATCAGATttactttttgaatttttttggcAGAATACTTGTTCCTCAGTATGGATTCATGCACTTGGAGTTGATACCAATGTTGGTTGGGTTCTTACAAAATATCTACATTCTTTCAAGCTATAGAAGAAGCCGTCTCCATTTTCTactaaataaaagtataaaacgaTGTAATTGCACTAAACTTCAGTTTATATAACAAGTTAGTTTGttctgtgttaaaaaaaaagttatatttgtTCTGTGTTAAGGCCAATGATAGGTCAAAGTCAGTGTTGTAAGAAAATGTAATATAAATTCATTCGTAGCTGCAAACCACAACAGATAACATTACATAGAAATCAAAATgcataaaagaaattaaagtaCTTAAACCTAAGTGAAGTAAACATAGAGAGTTAACCTATTAACTCTTTAAGTTTCAGACCAAACCAGGTCCAATGTTGGTCTGATCGTAATCTACGTGAAGTCTTCCTTCGTAAACATAATCGAGCTTCTCACAAGTCTTCTCAATCTCTTCAACATCTTTCTCGGAGCAAGTATCATCGGCAACAACAACGGTAGTTTCGTTTTTCTTCAGGTTTGTAGTTGGCGACTGAACGATGCCTCCAAACAACAATCTTTACGACCTTGTCGTTTCCAAAAGTGGTGCAAGAAATGACTTTCgcttccatttttttctttgagtcTTTGTTTTTACTCTGCTTCTCTGACGCAGTCGGACAACTTTAGGATTAGCAAACACTAAACCTAGAACGAATTCAAGTTAGAAAACTCTGGAAATCCACTAGATTAGATAAAAGCTCTCAATTAGAATAATTTGTGTCTTACAAGAGCCTAGAACCTCTCCTTATATAGAGAATGATCTCAACCATAAAATAGGAAAAACCAAActtgaaaacaaaaaaggaaaaactcaaaaaatggaaaatataaaaaaggaaaaactagtACATCTTTCCTACATCAGTCTCCTCACGTGAAAGGCATGTTTGATATGCATCAAACTCTTTAATCATCATAATAAGCTCTTTGGTTCTTACTCtttttggattgttttttttttttttttttttttgcagttgaAAAATAAGCTTCTCACAGTTGGAATTGGTGGTGTAGGTTTAGTCTCAGCTTATATTTCATACACCCCAGAGAGATAACACTAAGGTTTGTATTTCTCCTGCAAACAACATCAAAACCTCTCAAGATAACTGTAAATCATCTGATCCGGACTTCTGTTAACAGTTTTGGTGCTGGCTTGATGGGTTCATTAGCTTACATGAGAATGCTTGGTTAGATGCCATGGCAGATGGAGCCAGAGAAGTTATGTAGTACCTGTTACCTCTTGAGAAGGCTCACTCACATTTGTCATTTCTTTCTTGGCTGGATTGATCTGATAGAGCCATAGAGGGGCAGCTGGACAGACACGGTAACTAGTACCGGCTGTGTTGGTTATGATAGTCAATAGATGGAACGTGTAAgccttttctttcttctccattATCATATCTTTTCATTGCAACTAACTGTGTTTCATCAATCAGATTTACTTTTTGAATATGTTTGGCAGAATACTTGTTCCTGAATATGGGTTGATACTAATGTTGGTTGGGTTCTTTACTTACAAAATTGCTACGTTCTTTCAAGCTATAGAAGAAGCCATATCCATTTCTACTAAAAAAAACCGATGTCTAAAAGCACCAACTTCAGTTTTTATAACAAGTTAGTTTTGTTCTGTGTTAAGGCCAGTGATCAGGTCAAAGTCAGTGTTGTAAGAAAAATGTAACTAATAAACTCACATATAAAACTCATTCATAACTGCAAAATGCAAGAGATAGCTTAGAACATAGAAATCAAAATgcataaaagaaattaaagtaCTTAAACGAAAGTGAAGTAAAGCATAGAGAGTTAACTTTAACTCTTTAAGTTTCAGACCAAACCAGGTCCAATGTTGGTCTGAGCGTAATCTTCGTGAAGTCTTCCTTCGTAAACATAATCGAGCTTCTCACAAGTCTTCTTAATCTCTTCAACATCTTTCTTGGAGCAAGTATCATCGGCAACAACAACGGTCGTTTCGTTTTCTCCAGGTTTGTAGTTGGTGACTGCACGATGGCTCGAAACAACAATCTTTATGACCTTGTCTTCTCCAAAAGTAGTGCAAGAAATCACTTTGGCTTccatttttgatttattttgagtttttttgtttactcTGCTTCTGTGTAGAACtaagagaagaagagtgatGGATCATTTATATAGGGAAGAATCATGTAAATGTTTATGGTGCAATGTAATCATGAAACATACATGCATGTAACTGAAAGTGGACCACCGATTTCATTTTGCATATGACTCTCAGTAGTGTCCCCACTAGATAATAATAtcacaagaattttttttttttttaaacacaacaaCTTCATTCAATTAAAATTAGGTGGAGGTCATAAAGACTTATTAACATCTAGAATCTGTTTTGAAAGCTCATCAGCTTGTCTGTTTTTCTCTCTCGCAATCCAAACAAAAGACACTAAAGAAAATTCAGACACTAAACAGAGTATGTCAGCGACAACTCCATATATCTTGTTATATTGTTCCCATTCTTAATGACCTAAGCTCTTGAACATTTAATTCTCTGCACTTGAGTAGACCAGTTAGTAGAGTAAGCGCTTCTCCCATCAACGGTGAAGAAACCCACCTCTCTCTCACTGCAAAACTTCCACGTGTCTTCGTCCTTCACAAGAAATTAAATAACCCTAAATATATCTGAATTAGTCGAGAACCAGGCATATAATGTTAAGGTAACGTGTCCTATAAGTTCCGTAGTTTAGTTGGTCTATGTTTTGCTTGCTTGGGATGATAACTCAGATTGAGAGATGCAAGTTTTGTGGATGATAGCTTATTTCTTTTCATAAACTCCATTTAGATggtaattaatttgttttaagtTCTGACTTGTTATTGCTCACTTATTAGTTATTATTGTTCTGTTTATTATGAGGTGTTTGTCAGCAGCAGCATATGCATCACACTTGCTAATTTCATCTTTGTTTAGAAGATAATGGATGGATGAACGAAGTGATTACATTCAAGAGCTCTTTATTTTTCCCAATAAGAATagcattacatatatatatatatatatatatatatatttatatatatatctatatttttctgAAATAGACCAAAATGCTCTTTAATAACCAAAAACACTGCCTGTGAGACCATGACACTGCTTGGTATTGTCTACATTTGGTGCCTCTATCAAAACTGAACTGAGAATTTTTCTCAATAGAGCCTTGAAGCTCGCATGATCTTAAACGTTAAGCCACTCAAGTTAATTTAGTAGCAGAGATCGAAAAGAACCTGGGCTGCTTTTTGAGCTAAAACTCCTTCGGCTCATATCCCACCACAGAGAAGTGGTGCTAACACAGTGTATACTCACAATCTAGCAAGCCTCTAAGTATCTCTTCACAATTCGGGCGTTCCTGAGGCTCTGCCCAAAATCTACAGAGAAAACATGGCAACATATCTCAGACTGTAACAGTTGAATGTTATGAGAGAACAAACGAAAAGAAGAATCAGATGTTCAAGAAATATGGCGTATAACAACATCGAACCTGCAATTAGTTTGGCTCAGTGGACCATCAGGAATCTCAAGACGTGACCGTTCATGCGCAACAGCAAAGATGACCTAAGAAACAGCCTTTCAACAATCAGTCCAATTCAACATACACTGAAAAAGTAGTTAAATGTAAGAGAATGAACATCGCTAGAAGAATCATGGCACAGCATATTGTACCTTCTCAGGTGGAACACCTTCCCATGGTTTACGTAGTGTAGAGAGCTCCCACATTATGACACCAAGACTAAAGATATCACATTTCTCCGTAAAAGGTTCGTTGCGGATGAGCTCTGGAGCCATCCACTCTGGTGTACCAGCAGATGAAGTGTCCTTCATGTTTTCATCAGTCATTATCCTCGACAGCCCAAAATCACAGATCTTGACTGTCCAATGTTTGTCCACGAGACAGTTGGCACTTTTTAGGTCACGGTGAACTACTTTCATCCGGTGTATGCACATCAAGCCCTTAAGCATCAAAATTAAAGATACAAACCAGCAATATGTAGTTTGAAATATACTATCTAGGGAAATATGTATAAGATGCTCTTGTTTCTTATGTTAGAGTGAGACAAATCAAGATTGTTCACTCCATTAAAATATAGTAACTTAATAAGGAACTATCAACTAAAAATAAAGATGACATAATAAGCCTCAAGCAGTGAATAACTAAATCCTCAGATTCACAAACCATGATCCACACTTTGAGCATCGAAGGCAGAGCACATAAAATTGGTAACATTATAAGCAAGCGCTATGTACCTGCAGATGTCTCTTAGCATCCTGAGCCTTCTGTGCCAGCTAAGTTTCTTCTTCTGACCACTCATGTGGATCAAATAATACAAAGATCCCAGCTCCATGTATTCCGTGATCATGGATAAACGCGGAGGTTTTGTGCAGGCACCCAGAAATAGAACAACTGCAA
This genomic stretch from Raphanus sativus cultivar WK10039 chromosome 3, ASM80110v3, whole genome shotgun sequence harbors:
- the LOC108847040 gene encoding oxysterol-binding protein-related protein 1B — encoded protein: MEAKVISCTTFGEDKVIKIVVSSHRAVTNYKPGENETTVVVADDTCSKKDVEEIKKTCEKLDYVYEGRLHEDYAQTNIGPGLV